From Nicotiana tabacum cultivar K326 chromosome 20, ASM71507v2, whole genome shotgun sequence, one genomic window encodes:
- the LOC107759100 gene encoding uncharacterized protein LOC107759100: protein MEIDMVEAQPITEEVLQTFDSIQVEGQSIKEIDNEQALGIQVLESAPVIEEVAEKTSTKLTRRRIKDSTLFKIVKIEKNLDCSVNTMKTDQKHATSKLISGYIIDNLRDPRFEVTPAFVMAEMQKLHGLDIGYHKVWRAIQRASALIRGTPKENYELLSSYLYMMRSKKPGTYTNIKIDNNNRFDYMFYAYGSSISGWNHCRPVIAVDETFLKSKFHGVIIISVSKDANNQIFPLAFGIAESENNNSYEWYFNKHQSIAYAIAKVYPESHHEICIYHLEQNLKRRKVKSEVIKLFQTAARVYRRKEFDLYMSDIEKVDKKTYDYLMEEPPEKWARSCSP from the exons ATGGAAATAGATATGGTTGAAGCTCAACCAATAACTGAAGAGGTGCTTCAAACATTTGAttctattcaagtagaaggacaaAGCATTAAAGAGATTGACAACGAACAAGCTTTGGGTATTCAAGTCTTAGAGAGTGCACCGGTAATCGAAGAAGTTGCTGAAAAAACCTCTACTAAACTAACTAGACGAAG AATTAAAGATTCAACACTGTTCAAGATAGTAAAGATTGAGAAAAATCTTGACTGCTCTGTTAACACTATGAAAACCGATCAAAAGCATGCAACTTCAAAGTTGATTAGTGGTTACATTATCGACAATCTTCGAGACCCAAGGTTTGAAGTTACGCCAGCTTTTGTCATGGCAGAAATGCAAAAATTGCATGGACTAGACATTGGGTATCACAAGGTGTGGCGTGCTATTCAACGTGCTTCCGCTTTAATAAGAGGAACTCCTAAAGAGAATTATGAATTATTGTCTTCATACTTGTATATGATGAGAAGTAAAAAACCGGGAACATATACTAACATAAAGATAGACAACAACAACAG GTTTGAttatatgttttatgcatatGGATCATCAATATCTGGTTGGAATCATTGTAGACCAGTGATTGCAGTTGATGAAACTTTTTTGAAGTCAAAATTTCATGGTGTTATTATAATTTCAGTTTCAAAGGATGCAAATAACCAAATTTTCCCACTAGCCTTTGGAATAGCAGAATCTGAAAATAACAATTCCTATGAGTGGTACTTTA aCAAGCATCAATCTATTGCATATGCCATCGCAAAGGTATATCCTGAAAGCCACCATGAGATTTGTATTTATCATTTGGAGCAGAACCTAAAGCGAAGGAAAGTGAAAAGTGAGGTCATAAAACTTTTTCAAACTGCTGCAAGAGTATACAGGCGCAAAGAATTTGATCTTTACATGTCAGATATAGAAAAAGTAGATAAGAAGACTTATGACTACTTGATGGAAGAACCACCAGAAAAGTGGGCACGCTCTTGTAGTCCATGA